The Deltaproteobacteria bacterium genome contains a region encoding:
- the raiA gene encoding ribosome-associated translation inhibitor RaiA, whose protein sequence is MPPAPSRPKRSRFRERQDGAMQITVTFRHVDPTPPLKAYAEEKLQRVRKYLHRPVDAHVILSVSKERHVAEITLKADHVTMFAEEETHDLYAAIDLAIDKLEHQAQKLHEKRRRHKGAAAARGVSEVTTSVLAADRRRPGGAPEVIRTQRVPAKPLAIEEAVEQLAVSGDEFLVFTNASNQRLAVLYRRRDGNFGLIEPQGR, encoded by the coding sequence ATGCCGCCCGCGCCTTCCCGGCCGAAGAGGAGCCGTTTCCGAGAGCGCCAGGACGGGGCCATGCAGATCACGGTCACCTTCCGGCACGTCGACCCGACCCCGCCCCTCAAGGCCTACGCCGAGGAGAAGCTCCAGCGGGTCCGGAAGTACCTCCACCGCCCGGTCGATGCGCACGTGATCCTCTCCGTGTCGAAGGAGCGGCACGTCGCGGAGATCACGCTCAAGGCCGACCACGTGACCATGTTCGCCGAGGAGGAGACCCACGACCTCTACGCGGCGATCGACCTCGCCATCGACAAGCTCGAGCACCAGGCGCAGAAGCTCCACGAGAAGCGCCGCCGCCACAAAGGCGCCGCGGCGGCGCGCGGCGTGTCGGAGGTGACGACCTCGGTGCTGGCCGCGGACCGGCGGCGGCCCGGCGGCGCGCCCGAGGTGATCCGTACCCAGCGCGTGCCGGCCAAGCCGCTCGCGATCGAGGAGGCCGTCGAGCAGCTCGCCGTGTCGGGCGACGAGTTCCTCGTCTTCACCAACGCGTCGAACCAGCGCCTCGCCGTCCTCTACCGCCGGCGGGACGGTAACTTCGGCCTGATCGAGCCGCAGGGGCGCTAG
- a CDS encoding PTS sugar transporter subunit IIA, protein MKITDILSEDLVLPALAGRSKDDVIEELARAVAERHRDEVDFAKLVQALEDREKLNSTALGEGVAIPHGKLPGLRRVIAAFGRSPGGVDFSSLDGKPTHLFFLLVAPEDCAGAHLKALARISRLLKDESFRQRLMRATTAADLYRTIREEDEKY, encoded by the coding sequence ATGAAGATCACCGACATCCTGAGCGAGGACCTGGTGCTCCCCGCTCTCGCCGGGCGCTCGAAGGACGACGTCATCGAGGAGCTGGCCCGGGCGGTGGCGGAGCGGCACCGGGACGAGGTCGACTTCGCCAAGCTCGTCCAGGCGCTCGAGGATCGCGAGAAGCTGAACAGCACGGCGCTGGGCGAGGGGGTCGCCATTCCGCACGGCAAGCTCCCGGGCCTGCGGCGCGTGATCGCCGCCTTCGGGCGCAGCCCGGGCGGCGTCGACTTCAGCTCGCTCGACGGCAAGCCGACGCATCTCTTCTTCCTGCTCGTGGCCCCGGAGGACTGCGCCGGCGCGCACCTGAAGGCCCTGGCGCGCATCTCGCGGCTCTTGAAGGACGAGTCGTTCCGCCAGCGGCTGATGCGCGCGACGACGGCCGCCGACCTCTACCGCACCATCCGCGAGGAGGACGAGAAGTATTGA
- the hprK gene encoding HPr(Ser) kinase/phosphatase — protein sequence MTVRVRELLEEAGAALRLRLVSGARGLERAIALPRLQQPGLALAGYLPQLHPDRVQVLGNSETSYLATLEPARARAAVAAVATAGVACFVVTNDTAPPAVLTEPAEAAGVAVLGSALRTADFIRSTTAWLEERMAPEVSLHGDLVEIHGLGVLILGKSGIGKSEAALDLVVRGHRLVADDVVLARRISPTVVRGRAARLLEYHMEIRGLGVIDIAGLFGTLATLEERQIDLVVELVEWPGGADRLALVEGCYPLLEIELPLVRVPVRPGRSMAMLIETAARNHLLRSRGRHGALDFAERIDEEIASRRRRRAGEPE from the coding sequence TTGACGGTGCGGGTGCGTGAGCTGCTCGAGGAGGCAGGTGCGGCGCTCCGCCTGCGGCTCGTCTCCGGTGCTCGCGGCCTCGAGCGCGCGATCGCGCTGCCGCGCCTCCAGCAGCCCGGCCTGGCCCTCGCCGGCTATCTGCCCCAGCTCCATCCCGACCGCGTCCAGGTGCTCGGCAACAGCGAGACCTCCTACCTGGCTACGCTCGAGCCCGCGCGGGCGCGCGCCGCGGTCGCCGCGGTGGCGACGGCGGGGGTGGCGTGCTTCGTAGTGACCAACGACACCGCGCCGCCCGCGGTGTTGACCGAGCCGGCCGAGGCGGCGGGCGTGGCCGTGCTCGGCTCGGCGCTGCGCACCGCGGATTTCATCCGCAGCACGACCGCCTGGCTCGAGGAGCGCATGGCGCCGGAGGTGAGTCTCCACGGCGACCTGGTCGAGATACACGGCCTCGGCGTCCTCATCCTCGGCAAGAGCGGGATCGGGAAGAGCGAGGCGGCGCTCGATCTGGTCGTGCGCGGGCACCGCCTGGTCGCCGACGACGTGGTGCTGGCGCGCCGCATCTCGCCGACCGTCGTGCGCGGGCGTGCCGCGCGGCTCCTCGAGTACCACATGGAGATCCGCGGCCTCGGGGTGATCGACATCGCAGGGCTCTTCGGCACGCTCGCGACGCTGGAGGAGCGCCAGATCGACCTGGTGGTCGAGCTGGTCGAGTGGCCCGGCGGCGCCGACCGCCTCGCGCTGGTCGAGGGATGCTATCCGCTCCTCGAGATCGAGCTGCCGCTGGTGCGCGTTCCGGTGCGCCCGGGCCGCAGCATGGCGATGCTGATCGAGACCGCGGCGCGCAACCACCTCCTCCGCAGCCGCGGCCGGCACGGCGCGCTCGACTTCGCCGAACGCATCGACGAGGAGATCGCCAGCCGCCGCCGGCGCCGCGCCGGGGAACCGGAGTGA
- the rapZ gene encoding RNase adapter RapZ gives MTEGLRLAVVTGLSGSGKSSAIKVLEDLGFYCIDNLPVALIPRFVELRQSSGEEVRRVALGLDARDRHFLDEFPRVFEELRGRGVALEVLYLDASDDVLVHRFSETRRPHPAAGGGGLADAIRREREKLRPLREVADRVLDTSALTVHELRSALRDLVDHPEAGTMTIALVSFGYKYGLPTDADLALDCRFLPNPFFVEELRTKTGADPAVADWVLRREEAAEFLRHVLDLLDFTLPRYQREGKSYLTIALGCTGGRHRSIVLVDELSRRLAARGHRVLVRHRDAER, from the coding sequence GTGACCGAGGGGCTGCGCCTGGCCGTGGTGACCGGCCTCTCCGGCTCGGGCAAGAGCAGCGCCATCAAGGTGCTCGAGGACCTGGGGTTCTACTGCATCGACAACCTGCCGGTGGCGCTCATCCCCCGCTTCGTCGAGCTGCGGCAGAGCTCGGGCGAGGAGGTGCGGCGCGTGGCGCTCGGCCTCGACGCGCGCGACCGGCACTTCCTCGACGAGTTCCCGCGCGTCTTCGAGGAGCTGCGTGGGCGCGGCGTCGCGCTCGAGGTGCTCTACCTCGATGCGAGCGACGATGTGCTGGTGCACCGCTTCAGCGAGACGCGCCGGCCGCATCCCGCCGCCGGGGGCGGCGGACTCGCCGACGCCATCCGGCGCGAGCGCGAGAAGCTGCGGCCGCTGCGCGAGGTCGCTGACCGCGTCCTCGACACCAGCGCGCTCACCGTGCACGAGCTGCGCAGCGCGCTGCGCGACCTCGTCGACCACCCCGAGGCGGGCACGATGACGATCGCGCTCGTGTCGTTCGGCTACAAGTACGGCCTCCCGACCGACGCGGACCTGGCGCTCGACTGCCGCTTCCTCCCCAACCCCTTCTTCGTCGAGGAGCTGCGCACCAAGACGGGCGCCGATCCGGCGGTCGCCGACTGGGTGCTGCGCCGCGAGGAGGCCGCGGAATTCCTCCGCCACGTCCTCGACCTCCTCGACTTCACCCTGCCGCGCTATCAGCGCGAGGGGAAGAGCTATCTCACCATCGCGCTCGGCTGCACGGGCGGCCGCCATCGCTCGATCGTGTTGGTCGATGAGCTGAGCCGCCGGCTCGCGGCGCGGGGCCACCGCGTGCTCGTCCGCCACCGGGACGCCGAGCGCTGA
- a CDS encoding PTS sugar transporter subunit IIA, which translates to MMVGIVVVGHGRLAEEMVQTLEGVLGPLEGLASVAAAFSDPPDAIRERIASAVRGVDRGDGALIVTDMLGDTPTNLSLAVARETGAEVVAGVNMPILVKLATARGQMDARSLACFIQRYGQDHIFWATAPRGDARARHADADGRRDH; encoded by the coding sequence ATGATGGTCGGAATCGTCGTGGTCGGGCATGGGCGGTTGGCGGAGGAGATGGTGCAGACGCTCGAGGGCGTGCTCGGCCCGCTCGAGGGCCTGGCGAGCGTGGCCGCCGCCTTCAGCGACCCGCCCGACGCGATCCGCGAGCGCATCGCGAGCGCGGTGCGCGGGGTCGATCGCGGGGACGGCGCGCTCATCGTCACCGACATGCTGGGCGACACGCCGACCAACCTGAGCCTCGCGGTCGCGCGCGAGACCGGCGCCGAGGTGGTGGCCGGGGTCAACATGCCGATCCTCGTCAAGCTCGCGACCGCGCGCGGCCAGATGGACGCCCGCAGCCTGGCGTGCTTCATCCAGCGCTACGGGCAGGACCACATCTTCTGGGCGACCGCGCCGCGCGGCGACGCCCGCGCGCGCCACGCAGACGCCGATGGGCGCCGCGACCACTGA
- a CDS encoding HPr family phosphocarrier protein, protein MGAATTDEHRASLEIRNRLGLHARAAALLVQTASRFDAEVTIAKDGQVVNGRSIMGVMMLAAEQGSRIDVATSGPQATEALAAIRELVAACFNEPE, encoded by the coding sequence ATGGGCGCCGCGACCACTGACGAGCACCGCGCCAGCCTGGAGATCCGCAACCGCCTCGGGCTGCACGCGCGCGCGGCCGCGCTCCTCGTGCAGACCGCCAGCCGCTTCGACGCCGAGGTGACGATCGCCAAGGACGGGCAGGTGGTGAACGGGCGCAGCATCATGGGCGTCATGATGCTCGCCGCCGAGCAGGGGAGCCGCATCGACGTGGCGACCAGCGGACCCCAGGCCACCGAGGCGCTGGCCGCCATCCGCGAGCTGGTCGCCGCGTGCTTCAACGAGCCCGAGTAG
- a CDS encoding methionine adenosyltransferase, with product MLRNYVFTSESVNEGHPDKVCDQISDAVLDAFLAEDPDSRVACEALIKTGLVVIAGEITSQARVEFGEIARKVIRDIGYTSAESGFNCDSCAIVTAIERQSLDISQGVTEGEGLFKEQGAGDQGMMFGYACDETREYMPFAIYTAHRIGQRLGEARRSGLLPFLRPDGKCQVTVEYRDGQAVRADTVVVSTQHAPEVSYGALKEAIVEEVVKKVIPSEFLDGSTVYYINPTGRFVEGGPKGDCGLTGRKIIVDTYGGYGRHGGGAFSGKDPSKVDRSAAYMARHIAKNIVAAELAGRCEVQLAYAIGVADPVSVLVDTFGTGAVPDEKIATIVREVFDLKPAAIIRALGLKRPIYQRTASYGHFGRVPDGPYFTWERTDRIGDLRSAAGLGRAAGR from the coding sequence GTGTTGAGGAACTACGTCTTCACGTCGGAATCGGTCAACGAGGGCCATCCCGACAAGGTCTGCGACCAGATCTCGGACGCCGTCCTCGACGCGTTCCTCGCCGAGGACCCGGACAGCCGGGTCGCCTGCGAGGCGCTCATCAAGACGGGGCTCGTGGTCATCGCCGGCGAGATCACGAGCCAGGCGCGGGTCGAGTTCGGCGAGATCGCGAGGAAGGTGATCCGCGACATCGGCTACACGAGCGCCGAGAGCGGCTTCAACTGCGACAGCTGCGCCATCGTGACGGCCATCGAGCGGCAGTCGCTCGACATCTCGCAGGGCGTCACGGAGGGCGAGGGGCTCTTCAAGGAGCAGGGCGCCGGCGACCAGGGGATGATGTTCGGCTACGCCTGCGACGAGACCCGGGAGTACATGCCCTTCGCCATCTACACCGCGCACCGCATCGGGCAGCGGCTCGGCGAGGCGCGGCGCTCGGGGCTGCTCCCCTTCCTCCGGCCCGACGGCAAGTGCCAGGTGACGGTCGAGTACCGCGACGGGCAGGCGGTGCGGGCCGACACGGTGGTCGTCTCGACGCAGCACGCCCCCGAGGTCTCCTACGGCGCGCTCAAGGAGGCGATCGTCGAGGAGGTGGTGAAGAAGGTCATCCCGTCCGAGTTCCTCGACGGGTCGACCGTCTACTACATCAACCCGACCGGCCGCTTCGTCGAGGGCGGGCCCAAGGGTGACTGCGGCCTCACCGGGCGGAAGATCATCGTCGACACGTACGGCGGTTACGGGCGGCACGGGGGCGGCGCCTTCAGCGGCAAGGACCCCTCGAAGGTCGACCGGAGCGCCGCCTACATGGCGCGCCACATCGCCAAGAACATCGTCGCCGCCGAGCTCGCCGGCCGCTGCGAGGTCCAGCTCGCCTACGCGATCGGGGTCGCCGATCCGGTCTCCGTGCTGGTCGACACCTTCGGCACCGGCGCCGTGCCCGACGAGAAGATCGCGACGATCGTCCGCGAGGTGTTCGACTTGAAGCCCGCGGCCATCATCCGCGCGCTCGGGCTGAAGCGCCCCATCTACCAGCGCACCGCCTCCTACGGCCACTTCGGGCGCGTCCCCGACGGGCCGTACTTCACCTGGGAGCGCACCGACCGCATCGGCGACCTGCGCTCCGCCGCCGGGCTCGGGCGGGCCGCGGGACGCTGA
- a CDS encoding adenosylhomocysteinase produces MKTTAKLKSVAPARAARPRFKVKDLALAELGRREIRLAEQEMPGLMALRAKHASVKALRGARITGSLHMTVQTAVLIETLMDLGAEVRWASCNIFSTQDPAAAAVVVGRDGTPAKLRGTAVFAWKGETLEEYWWCTNEALVWPDGAGPDLIVDDGGDATLLVHKGVEFEKAGRVPAFNPAKDPEEWGVVLALLRRLQKDAPGQWKRVARSIRGVSEETTTGVHRLYQMAKEGTLLFPAINVNDSVTKSKFDNIYGCRHSLIDGLNRATDVMLGGKVAVVCGFGEVGKGSAEALRGQGCRVIVTEIDPICALQAAMQGYEVATVEDHVETADIFVTATGDFHVITAAHMARMKDKAIVGNIGHFDHEIDMAGLARLPGVKRVNIKPQYDEWVFPDGHSVLVLAEGRLLNLGCATGHPSFVMSASFTNQVLAQLELWRNAAGYGKAVHMLPKQLDEEVARLHLEKLGVKLTKLTPEQAAYIGVAPEGPYKPEHYRY; encoded by the coding sequence ATGAAGACGACCGCGAAGCTCAAGTCCGTCGCACCGGCGCGCGCGGCGCGCCCGCGCTTCAAGGTGAAGGACCTGGCGCTCGCCGAGCTCGGCCGCAGGGAGATCCGCCTGGCCGAGCAGGAGATGCCCGGCCTAATGGCGCTGCGCGCGAAGCACGCGTCTGTGAAGGCGCTCCGCGGCGCGCGCATCACGGGCTCGCTCCACATGACGGTGCAGACCGCGGTGCTGATCGAGACGCTCATGGATCTGGGCGCGGAGGTGCGCTGGGCCTCGTGCAACATCTTCAGCACGCAGGACCCGGCCGCCGCGGCGGTCGTGGTCGGGCGGGACGGCACCCCCGCCAAGCTGCGCGGTACGGCCGTCTTCGCCTGGAAGGGCGAGACGCTCGAGGAGTACTGGTGGTGCACCAACGAGGCGCTCGTGTGGCCCGACGGCGCCGGCCCCGATCTCATCGTCGACGACGGCGGCGACGCCACGCTCCTCGTGCACAAGGGAGTCGAGTTCGAGAAGGCCGGCAGGGTGCCCGCCTTCAACCCCGCCAAGGATCCCGAGGAGTGGGGCGTCGTCCTGGCGCTCCTCCGCCGCCTCCAGAAGGACGCGCCGGGGCAGTGGAAGCGCGTCGCCCGCTCCATCCGCGGCGTGAGCGAGGAGACCACGACCGGCGTGCACCGCCTTTACCAGATGGCGAAGGAGGGCACGCTTCTCTTCCCTGCCATCAACGTCAACGACTCGGTCACCAAGAGCAAGTTCGACAACATCTACGGCTGCCGCCACTCGCTGATCGACGGACTCAATCGCGCCACCGACGTCATGCTGGGCGGCAAGGTGGCGGTGGTGTGCGGCTTCGGCGAGGTGGGCAAGGGCTCGGCCGAGGCGCTCCGCGGCCAGGGGTGCCGCGTGATCGTGACCGAGATCGACCCCATCTGCGCGCTGCAGGCAGCCATGCAGGGCTACGAGGTCGCGACCGTCGAGGACCACGTGGAGACGGCCGACATCTTCGTCACCGCCACCGGCGACTTCCACGTCATCACCGCCGCGCACATGGCGCGCATGAAGGACAAGGCGATCGTCGGCAACATCGGCCACTTCGACCACGAGATCGACATGGCGGGCCTGGCCAGGCTGCCGGGCGTGAAGCGCGTCAACATCAAGCCCCAATACGACGAGTGGGTGTTCCCCGACGGGCACTCGGTGCTGGTGCTGGCCGAGGGCCGGCTGCTCAACCTCGGCTGCGCGACGGGTCACCCCTCGTTCGTGATGAGCGCGTCCTTCACCAACCAGGTACTGGCTCAGCTCGAGCTGTGGCGGAATGCCGCCGGGTACGGGAAGGCGGTGCACATGCTCCCCAAGCAGCTCGACGAGGAGGTGGCGCGCCTGCATCTCGAGAAGCTCGGCGTGAAGCTCACGAAGCTCACGCCGGAGCAGGCGGCGTACATCGGCGTCGCCCCCGAGGGGCCGTACAAGCCGGAGCACTACCGGTACTAG
- the hemW gene encoding radical SAM family heme chaperone HemW, with translation MTAEPFALYVHVPWCRHVCPYCDFNVYPSAEPPERSYVEAVVAELRAWARGAPWRGRCAKTVYLGGGTPSLLSPAAIATVLDAVAHTFGIAGSAEVTLEANPGTVTRERLAGYRAAGVNRLSLGAQSFHAGHLRTLGRDHGAADVRAAAAAARATGFANLSLDLIFAVPGQTLAEWEDDLEAALALGPEHVSAYTLTYEPGTPFHAWRASGRLRAVEEDGEAAMAEAALERLAAAGYARYEVSSFARPGFASRHNTSYWDGSDYLGLGAGAHSFSAEPAPGRRWTNERLPERYVAAVRERGTAVATEERLSPAQARGEFCFTGLRQAAGVDLERFRRRFGVALDAAFPHLERLIADGLVEVSGGRVRLTARGFRFADSVAASFV, from the coding sequence ATGACGGCGGAGCCCTTCGCGCTCTACGTGCACGTGCCGTGGTGCCGGCACGTCTGCCCGTACTGCGACTTCAACGTGTACCCGAGCGCCGAGCCGCCCGAGCGCTCGTACGTGGAGGCCGTGGTCGCGGAGCTGCGTGCGTGGGCCCGGGGCGCGCCGTGGCGGGGGCGGTGCGCGAAGACCGTCTACCTGGGCGGCGGGACGCCGTCGCTCCTCTCGCCCGCAGCCATCGCGACCGTCCTCGACGCGGTCGCGCACACCTTCGGCATCGCCGGCAGCGCCGAGGTGACGCTCGAGGCGAACCCGGGTACCGTCACGCGCGAGCGCCTGGCGGGCTACCGCGCCGCGGGCGTGAACCGCCTCTCGCTGGGCGCGCAGTCCTTCCACGCCGGGCATCTGCGCACGCTCGGCCGCGACCACGGCGCGGCCGACGTCCGCGCCGCGGCAGCGGCGGCGCGGGCCACCGGCTTCGCGAACCTGAGCCTCGACCTGATCTTCGCCGTGCCGGGACAGACGCTTGCCGAGTGGGAGGACGATCTCGAGGCCGCGCTCGCCCTCGGACCCGAGCACGTCTCGGCCTACACCCTCACCTACGAGCCGGGCACCCCCTTCCATGCCTGGCGCGCGAGTGGCCGGCTCCGCGCGGTCGAGGAGGACGGCGAGGCCGCGATGGCCGAGGCGGCGCTCGAGCGGCTCGCGGCCGCCGGTTACGCGCGCTACGAGGTCTCGAGCTTCGCTCGTCCCGGCTTCGCCTCGCGCCACAACACGAGCTACTGGGACGGCTCGGACTACCTCGGCCTCGGCGCCGGGGCGCACTCCTTCAGCGCCGAGCCCGCGCCCGGGCGGCGCTGGACGAACGAGCGCCTTCCCGAGCGCTACGTCGCGGCCGTGCGCGAACGCGGGACGGCGGTTGCGACCGAGGAGCGGCTCAGCCCGGCCCAGGCGCGCGGCGAGTTCTGCTTCACCGGGCTCCGGCAGGCGGCCGGCGTCGATCTCGAGCGGTTCCGGCGCCGCTTCGGCGTGGCGCTCGATGCCGCCTTCCCGCACCTCGAGCGCCTGATCGCCGACGGGCTCGTCGAGGTGAGCGGCGGCCGCGTGCGCCTGACCGCGCGCGGCTTCCGCTTCGCCGACTCGGTGGCGGCGAGCTTCGTGTAG
- a CDS encoding pyrimidine 5'-nucleotidase, translating into MPRSLLLLDVDNTLYPPSRGVVERVDTLINRYLIERVGIDAAQVDDIRRRLWSDYGTTLHGLMHRRGIDPHDYLRFVHAIELGELLAPDPPLGAMLGRIPLLKVAVTNGSAAHARGVLDCLGVRPLFFRVYGLERLAFVPKPYVQAYQMVLADMHALGRDCILVEDRAVNLRAARQLGMRTVYIADGGPPVPGADLSIGSVLELERALGALA; encoded by the coding sequence ATGCCCCGGAGCCTCCTCCTCCTCGACGTCGACAACACGCTCTACCCGCCCTCGCGCGGCGTCGTCGAGCGGGTCGACACGCTCATCAACCGCTACCTGATCGAGCGGGTCGGCATCGACGCCGCCCAGGTGGACGACATCCGCCGGCGGCTGTGGAGCGACTACGGGACGACGCTCCACGGGCTCATGCACCGCCGCGGCATCGACCCCCACGACTACCTGCGCTTCGTGCACGCGATCGAGCTGGGCGAGCTGCTCGCGCCGGACCCGCCGCTCGGCGCGATGCTCGGCCGCATCCCGCTCCTCAAGGTGGCGGTGACCAACGGCTCGGCGGCGCACGCGCGCGGCGTCCTCGACTGCCTCGGGGTGCGCCCGCTCTTCTTCCGCGTCTACGGCCTCGAGCGCCTCGCCTTCGTCCCCAAGCCCTACGTGCAGGCATATCAGATGGTGCTCGCGGATATGCACGCGCTCGGGCGCGACTGCATCCTGGTCGAGGACCGGGCCGTCAACCTGCGCGCGGCGCGCCAGCTCGGCATGCGGACCGTGTACATCGCCGACGGCGGCCCGCCCGTGCCCGGGGCCGACCTGTCGATCGGCTCGGTGCTCGAGCTCGAGCGGGCGCTGGGCGCGCTCGCATGA
- the lexA gene encoding transcriptional repressor LexA — MLTKRQKELLDFLRAYIAEHGYAPTLDEIGRQFALGSLATVHKHLTNLERKGRIRRLANHSRALELTEVPAVGAAVAVPLLGRVAAGTPIEPVEVPETVTLPEELLGRGETFALRVCGDSMVRDGILDGDLIVVASRPDAENGATVVALVRGEATVKKLHRERGRVRLVPANEKLAPIVARAADVEIRGVVIALLRRYR; from the coding sequence ATGCTCACCAAGCGACAGAAGGAGCTGCTCGACTTCCTGCGCGCCTACATCGCGGAGCACGGCTACGCGCCCACGCTCGACGAGATCGGGCGGCAATTCGCGCTCGGCTCGCTGGCGACCGTGCACAAGCACCTCACCAACCTCGAGCGAAAGGGGCGCATCCGGCGCCTGGCGAACCACAGCCGCGCGCTCGAGCTGACCGAGGTGCCGGCCGTCGGCGCGGCGGTCGCGGTCCCGCTCCTCGGGCGGGTGGCCGCGGGCACGCCCATCGAGCCGGTGGAGGTACCCGAGACCGTGACCCTGCCCGAGGAGCTGCTCGGTCGCGGCGAGACCTTCGCGCTGCGCGTATGCGGCGACTCGATGGTCCGCGACGGCATCCTCGACGGCGACCTGATCGTGGTCGCGTCGCGCCCCGACGCCGAGAACGGCGCCACCGTGGTCGCGCTCGTGCGCGGCGAGGCGACCGTCAAGAAGCTCCACCGCGAGCGCGGGCGCGTCCGCCTCGTGCCCGCCAACGAGAAGCTCGCTCCCATCGTCGCACGCGCCGCCGACGTGGAGATCCGCGGCGTCGTGATCGCGCTGCTGCGGCGGTATCGCTGA
- the mltG gene encoding endolytic transglycosylase MltG: MIRLLAAGAVLAAAGAVVAFVLLLRAPGPPRPTPVTVTLEEGERFADVAEDLRRQGVLRHPLALVVWARLTRQDRAVHWGEYWITTPLSPLELLARLTGPPDPVHQLTVAEGLTVRQVVQLLAASGFGAEESFLCLLEDPTFLASEDLPPAGAEGYLFPDTYQFPLATPQERILRTMVHRFREIFGPSLARRAGAQGLTEEQAVTLASLVEEETARPEERRLVAAVFLNRLHRGMPLQSDPTVLYGRADASRTITRADLARPTPYNTYTISGLPPTPIANPGKDALEAALDPAPVDYLYFVARGDGSHEFSTTLAAHHAAVVRYQRAHHQRPERSP, translated from the coding sequence GTGATCCGTCTCCTCGCCGCCGGCGCCGTCCTCGCCGCGGCGGGCGCCGTCGTCGCCTTCGTGCTCCTCCTGCGCGCCCCCGGGCCGCCGCGGCCCACGCCCGTGACGGTCACGCTCGAGGAGGGCGAGCGCTTCGCCGACGTCGCCGAGGACCTGCGCCGCCAGGGCGTGCTCCGCCATCCGCTGGCGCTCGTCGTCTGGGCGCGCCTCACGCGGCAGGACCGCGCGGTGCACTGGGGCGAGTACTGGATCACGACCCCGCTCTCGCCGCTCGAGCTGCTCGCGCGCCTGACGGGTCCCCCCGACCCCGTCCACCAGCTCACCGTGGCCGAGGGCCTCACGGTCCGGCAGGTGGTCCAGCTCCTAGCCGCGAGCGGCTTCGGGGCGGAGGAGAGCTTCCTCTGCCTGCTCGAGGATCCGACCTTCCTCGCCTCGGAAGACCTGCCGCCCGCGGGCGCGGAAGGCTACCTCTTCCCCGACACCTACCAGTTCCCGCTCGCCACGCCCCAGGAGCGCATCCTGCGCACCATGGTGCACCGTTTCCGCGAGATCTTCGGCCCGTCGCTCGCGCGGCGCGCCGGCGCGCAGGGCCTCACCGAGGAGCAGGCCGTGACCCTGGCCTCGCTCGTCGAGGAGGAGACGGCGCGCCCCGAGGAGCGTCGCCTGGTGGCGGCGGTGTTCCTGAACCGCCTCCACCGCGGCATGCCGCTCCAGTCCGACCCCACGGTCCTCTACGGCCGCGCGGACGCGAGCCGCACCATCACGCGTGCCGACCTCGCCCGCCCGACGCCGTACAACACCTACACGATCAGCGGCCTCCCCCCCACGCCGATCGCCAACCCCGGCAAGGACGCACTCGAAGCGGCCCTCGACCCCGCCCCCGTCGACTATCTCTACTTCGTCGCCCGCGGCGACGGGAGCCACGAGTTCTCGACCACGCTCGCCGCCCACCACGCCGCCGTGGTGCGCTACCAGCGCGCACACCACCAGCGCCCGGAGCGATCCCCCTAG
- the ruvX gene encoding Holliday junction resolvase RuvX: MVLLRARRTPVGGRSSEPGLEQRHRAAEGREPPRGAEHPSSGHAVGPSPIRPRCTADATRESLGEACLRVSATCQRPFSSSPEATVRYCPEQARDDCTGSRAARQSRSRAAVSRGRRPDAALRARGADVKRQAMRIAALDVGEARIGVAVSDELGITAQGVGVIRRVGGRRDLEALAALLAPYTPARLVVGLPLDMRGTEGPAAARVRAFAERAAAHLALPLEFWDERLTTVAAERVLLEADVSRRRRREVVDKVAATLILEGYLARQP; this comes from the coding sequence ATGGTGCTGCTCCGCGCGCGCCGGACGCCGGTGGGTGGCCGCAGCTCCGAGCCCGGGCTCGAGCAGCGCCATCGCGCAGCCGAGGGCCGTGAGCCTCCGCGGGGTGCCGAGCATCCGTCGTCCGGGCACGCTGTCGGCCCTTCTCCGATCCGGCCGCGCTGTACGGCGGACGCGACGCGAGAGAGTCTGGGCGAAGCTTGCTTGAGAGTATCGGCTACCTGCCAAAGGCCCTTCAGCTCGTCGCCGGAAGCGACCGTCCGGTACTGTCCCGAGCAGGCTCGGGACGACTGCACCGGGTCGCGTGCCGCGCGTCAATCCCGTTCTCGCGCGGCCGTTTCTCGGGGCCGCCGGCCAGACGCCGCGTTGCGGGCCCGCGGGGCGGATGTTAAGCGCCAGGCGATGCGGATCGCTGCACTCGACGTGGGCGAGGCGCGGATCGGCGTGGCGGTGAGCGACGAGCTCGGCATCACGGCGCAGGGGGTGGGGGTCATCCGCCGCGTGGGCGGCCGGCGTGATCTCGAGGCCCTGGCCGCGCTGCTCGCCCCGTACACGCCGGCCCGCCTGGTGGTGGGGTTGCCGCTCGACATGCGCGGCACGGAGGGCCCAGCCGCGGCTCGCGTCCGAGCCTTCGCCGAGCGGGCGGCCGCGCACCTGGCCCTGCCGCTCGAGTTCTGGGACGAGCGCCTGACGACGGTCGCCGCGGAACGCGTGCTCCTCGAGGCGGACGTGAGCCGCCGGCGGCGGCGCGAGGTGGTCGACAAGGTGGCCGCGACGCTCATCCTCGAGGGCTACCTCGCGCGCCAGCCGTGA